In Amaranthus tricolor cultivar Red isolate AtriRed21 chromosome 3, ASM2621246v1, whole genome shotgun sequence, a single window of DNA contains:
- the LOC130808359 gene encoding uncharacterized protein LOC130808359 produces MTDCEGSEKALARDAKVSTYEIYDMLNWMDDKELHPVTERGHKYSWTNKEKGEKRTLTKIDHAIGNLHWMDKYSQASGGLEDQNYRTWLGMLWYKLNNVKIGLKRLHRKEFTGIKEKIKNWEDKLDSIQTTMQTNPMTKDINQREREGERSYSNQLLSKWLYTVGEIHNEITQFYQKLQGTVPTNLVMIDRNIMREGRQIDASSIQILIQEVSEGEIKEALFGMNDNKAPRVDGFNSSFFKKAWDIIKQDLISAIKEFFNSNILFPPYNYTSVTLIPKSNNTSKVGEFRSISCCTVIYKIISRVLVRRLQKMPKMYDLDGSVKSLRFDQLGISVLNYERDGVSSEVR; encoded by the exons ATGACAGAT TGTGAGGGATCGGAAAAAGCTTTGGCAAGAGATGCAAAG GTTTCAACATATGAGATTTATGATATGCTTAACTGGATGGATGACAAGGAGCTTCACCCAGTCACCGAGCGAGGTCATAAGTACTCTTGGACTAATAAGGAGAAAGGGGAAAAGCGCACTTTAACCAAGATAGATCATGCTATAGGGAATCTTCATTGGATGGACAAGTACAGTCAAGCGAGT GGAGGCTTGGAAGATCAAAACTATAGGACCTGGCTGGGGATGCTTTGGTACAAGTTGAACAATGTCAAAATAGGCCTAAAAAGATTGCACAGAAAGGAGTTCACAGGGATcaaggaaaaaattaaaaattgggaAGATAAACTTGATAGTATTCAAACTACAATGCAAACCAATCCCATGACTAAAGACATAAACCAACgagagagagagggagagaGAAGCTACAGT AATCAATTGTTGAGCAAGTGGCTCTATACCGTAGGAGAGATCCATAACGAGATCACCCAGTTCTACCAAAAACTTCAAGGTACAGTGCCTACTAATCTTGTGATGATTGACAGGAACATTATGAGAGAGGGTCGCCAGATTGATGCCAGCAGCATTCAGATTCTTATCCAGGAGGTGAGCGAGGGAGAGATAAAAGAAGCGCTCTTTGGGATGAATGACAACAAAGCTCCAAGAGTCGATGGGTTTAATTCCAGCTTCTTCAAAAAGGCATGGGATATCATTAAGCAGGACCTTATAAGTGCCATAAAGGAGTTCTTTAATAGTAATATTCTCTTCCCCCCTTACAACTACACTTCGGTTACGCTAATCCCAAAATCGAATAATACAAGTAAGGTGGGAGAATTTAGATCGATTTCCTGTTGTACAGTTATCTACAAGATCATCTCCAGAGTGCTAGTTAGGAGACTCCAAAAGATG CCCAAGATGTATGATCTAGATGGATCTGTGAAAAGCTTACGATTCGATCAGTTGGGTATTTCTGTTCTCAATTATGAAAGAGATGGGGTTTCCTCCGAAGTTCGTTGA
- the LOC130808762 gene encoding uncharacterized protein LOC130808762, translating into MAPLPLFFTYSNFLLFASLLFASSFFVSSSSEIHNRQSRFFLARRSLLEKTHELDVLESPNNIKSTKSFSENHTKITKISSSSSKNQTKTLKPTSSNSGLKKNQTKLINPISSKNKTKNIQPNSSKNVGAPSKLNLNSTKALDPIKSNSSTKKKTKSSIGNTDNPDKQKPKSISDTKTKSNQSKTQKTNQKQNPPTQPTWLYQDEEEEDDFLAEIKDLPTKFHKTFVPDLHRISTTSRLYLTKANKELTKTYIKPYVGNKYAPAITTAISCAFIIIPFLLVSLIFNRIKAYFSLQKLVIFIQIYLSIYFSILCLSSLITGLEPLRFFYATSQPTYIWLQVLQTLGYVMYLLMLLMYLVLVFSTESGLGQKFLGLAQTFVGFAVGLHYYITVFHRVVLRQPPKTNWKIHGIYATCFLVICLLTQAERRKKAYFQECGEEGKQS; encoded by the coding sequence ATGGCTCCACTTCCTCTGTTTTTCACCTATTCAAACTTTCTCCTTTTTGCTTCCCTTCTTTTtgcttcttctttctttgtttcttcttcttctgagATTCATAACCGACAATCTCGTTTCTTTCTTGCTAGAAGATCCTTACTTGAAAAAACTCATGAACTTGATGTTTTAGAATCACCCAATAACATAAAATCCACTAAATCTTTTTCCgaaaatcatactaaaattactaaaatttcttcttcttcgtcTAAAAACCAAACTAAAACCCTTAAACCCACTTCATCAAATTCGGGTTTAAAAAAGAATCAAACCAAATTAATCAACCCCatttcatcaaaaaataaaacaaaaaatattcaaCCAAATTCATCTAAAAATGTCGGTGCTCCTTCTAAACTCAACCTTAATTCAACTAAAGCCCTGGATCCAATCAAATCAAACTCctccaccaaaaaaaaaaccaaatcttCCATTGGTAATACCGATAACCCGGATAAACAAAAACCCAAATCAATTTCGGATactaaaaccaaatcaaatcaatccaaaacccaaaaaacaaatcaaaaacaaaacccaCCGACACAACCGACATGGTTATACCAAgacgaagaagaagaagacgatTTCTTAGCAGAAATTAAAGATCTCCcaacaaaatttcacaaaacatTTGTCCCAGATTTACACAGAATCTCAACAACATCACGATTATACCTTACAAAAGCCAACAAAGAACTCACTAAAACCTACATTAAACCATATGTCGGCAACAAATACGCACCCGCCATTACAACCGCCATTTCTTGTGCTTTCATTATAATCCCATTTTTATTAGTTTCCCTCATTTTCAACCGAATTAAAGCTTATTTTTCTCTCCAAAAACTTGTAATTTTCATCCAAATATACCTCTCAATTTACTTCTCAATTCTGTGTCTATCATCTTTGATTACTGGGTTAGAACCACTTAGGTTTTTTTACGCTACTTCGCAACCTACATATATTTGGTTGCAAGTTTTACAGACACTTGGGTATGTCATGTATTTGTTGATGTTGTTGATGTACCTTGTTTTGGTATTTTCAACTGAATCTGGATTGGGCCAGAAGTTTTTGGGCTTGGCCCAGACTTTTGTCGGGTTTGCTGTTGGGCTACATTACTATATCACGGTGTTTCATCGTGTGGTGTTGCGTCAGCCACCTAAAACTAATTGGAAAATTCATGGGATTTATGCCACTTGTTTCCTTGTGATTTGTCTACTTACTCAAGCCGAGAGAAGGAAGAAAGCTTACTTCCAAGAATGTGGCGAAGAAGGCAAACAAAGCtaa